A single region of the Candidatus Deferrimicrobiaceae bacterium genome encodes:
- a CDS encoding YtxH domain-containing protein encodes MSVRNNGKVVGILTLVVGAMIGAGIALLFAPHSGERTRREISLTARKVGRRVRRAARDFSDDVSGLVDGLEQSAGELREKGKEMAHDAKRGLQDTLEAGEEMLVRQKERLANIRG; translated from the coding sequence ATGTCGGTGCGAAACAATGGCAAGGTCGTGGGGATCCTCACACTGGTCGTAGGGGCGATGATCGGGGCGGGGATCGCCCTTCTGTTCGCCCCGCATTCGGGGGAAAGAACACGCAGGGAAATCTCGCTGACCGCCAGGAAGGTGGGGCGCCGGGTGAGACGGGCGGCGCGCGATTTCTCCGACGACGTGTCCGGCCTGGTCGACGGTCTGGAACAGAGTGCCGGGGAATTGCGCGAAAAGGGGAAGGAGATGGCGCACGACGCGAAGCGGGGTCTTCAAGACACCCTCGAAGCGGGCGAGGAAATGCTGGTCAGGCAAAAGGAAAGACTGGCGAATATTCGCGGGTAA